A window from Lachnoanaerobaculum umeaense encodes these proteins:
- the acpP gene encoding acyl carrier protein, with protein MEFEKLKKIIAEVLNIDESTIELSSSFVDDLGADSLDLFEIITGIEEEFELEIPQEVAENIHTVNDAVEEIKKATDSFR; from the coding sequence ATGGAGTTTGAGAAATTAAAAAAGATTATCGCTGAGGTTTTGAATATTGATGAGAGTACAATAGAACTTAGTTCTTCTTTTGTAGATGATTTGGGAGCTGATTCTTTGGATCTGTTTGAGATCATTACAGGTATTGAAGAGGAGTTTGAACTTGAGATACCTCAGGAAGTTGCAGAGAATATACACACTGTAAATGATGCAGTAGAAGAAATAAAGAAGGCAACTGACTCCTTTAGATAA
- the ilvA gene encoding threonine ammonia-lyase, whose translation MKEFTLEKFEEASELVQRVTSETKLVFSEFFSEQSGNKVFFKPENMQYTGAYKVRGAYYKISTLSEEEKRKGIVTASAGNHAQGVAYAAKLSGIKATVFMPTTTPLIKINRTKNYGANVELYGDVFDEAATKAMEYAKESGATFVHPFNDLTVATGQGSIAMEIIKELPTVDIILVPIGGGGLCAGVATLAKMLNPNIHVIGVEPENAACMKSSIKEGHIVTLDSANTIADGTAVKTPGDKVFKYVKENIDDIITINDNELIVSFLDMVENHKMIVENSGLLTVAALKHLNVQGKKIVAILSGGNMDVITMASLIQHGLIERDRIFTVSVLLPDKPGELAKVADLLASERGNVIKLEHNQFISINRNAAVELRITIEAYGTEHKNQIVERLNKEGYRPKLVRSKGTYNA comes from the coding sequence ATGAAGGAATTTACATTAGAAAAATTTGAAGAGGCAAGTGAGCTTGTACAAAGGGTGACATCTGAGACAAAACTTGTATTTAGTGAATTCTTCTCAGAACAGTCAGGCAATAAGGTTTTCTTTAAGCCTGAAAATATGCAGTATACAGGTGCATATAAAGTAAGAGGAGCGTATTATAAGATATCAACTCTATCAGAGGAAGAAAAGCGAAAGGGAATAGTGACAGCATCAGCAGGTAATCATGCACAGGGTGTGGCATATGCAGCAAAGCTTTCAGGAATAAAGGCTACAGTATTTATGCCTACCACCACACCTCTTATAAAAATAAATAGAACTAAAAACTATGGTGCGAATGTTGAACTATATGGTGATGTATTTGACGAGGCTGCTACAAAGGCAATGGAATATGCAAAAGAAAGTGGTGCAACATTTGTACATCCTTTTAATGATTTGACAGTAGCTACAGGACAGGGCAGTATTGCAATGGAAATAATTAAGGAGTTGCCTACTGTAGATATAATTTTGGTACCAATTGGCGGTGGAGGTCTTTGTGCCGGAGTGGCTACATTGGCTAAGATGTTAAATCCCAATATACATGTTATAGGTGTAGAGCCTGAGAATGCGGCATGTATGAAATCATCTATTAAAGAGGGACATATAGTAACTCTTGATTCAGCCAATACTATAGCTGATGGTACTGCAGTAAAGACACCCGGAGATAAGGTATTTAAATATGTCAAAGAAAATATAGATGATATCATAACCATCAATGACAATGAGCTGATAGTCTCTTTTCTTGATATGGTGGAAAATCATAAGATGATAGTTGAAAATTCGGGCCTTCTTACAGTAGCAGCCCTAAAGCATTTGAATGTACAGGGAAAGAAGATAGTTGCTATATTAAGTGGCGGAAATATGGATGTTATCACTATGGCATCTTTGATACAACATGGTCTTATTGAGAGAGATAGAATATTTACAGTTTCAGTTCTTTTGCCGGATAAGCCGGGTGAGCTTGCAAAGGTGGCAGATCTTTTGGCAAGTGAGAGAGGAAATGTTATTAAGCTTGAGCATAATCAGTTTATCAGCATAAATAGAAATGCGGCAGTGGAACTTAGAATTACTATAGAAGCTTATGGAACAGAACATAAGAACCAGATAGTGGAGAGATTAAATAAAGAGGGGTACAGACCAAAACTTGTAAGGAGCAAGGGGACATATAATGCTTGA
- the smc gene encoding chromosome segregation protein SMC, giving the protein MYLKRIEIQGFKSFANKIVFDFHNGITGIVGPNGSGKSNVSDAVRWVLGEQSAKQLRGGNMQDVIFAGTELRKPLGFAYVAITMDNSDHKLDIDFEEITVSRRLFRSGESEYMINGSACRLKDISELFFDTGIGKDGYSIIGQGQVDKILNGKPEERRELFDEAAGITKFKRRKGLALKKLESERESLIRVNDIITELEKQVGPLERQAKVAKEFLNLREELKTYDVNSYIMEYDSISQNLNEYKKREKLLSDDLNDAKEALEKSKVDYENITVDLKKIDEELDEVKNIRSSTSIRLQEVTSNIEILKEQINSENRNNEGLSLRNENIDSDIEKKKRELESLEEEKAFLQKKLKEATETESAILVELEDIDKNTNELIEKFESLRQTSEEFTSKNADLRAKKERYKGILEQVRLRKSQMTQRLLESKTGQNTLEIKIAEEDKNLVAINDAINKAKAEREELKNTNESIHAEITRFSKVASDLQIKYQRESARLTSLKNIAERYDGYGNSIKKIMETRDRIGGIHGVVADIIITSKDYELAIETALGGRIQNIVIDSENTAKILIEYLKKNKYGRATFLPLTSVRNSTFSNKEFLKEKGVIGIASDLVEYDKAYQNLVGSLLGRIVVIDNIDNAIAFEKKFRYEYRVVTLDGESLSPGGSISGGAFKGAGNLLGRKREIDEVEAEISELLKNYTDANDKMEAFEEKRTFIDKKLDENRRNNQDLIIEKNNIEHRKSSLVEKLEEFRAASISVQKDFENIDNELLEIENETKILDNTLINVGEDFGKVGQDIESLEKEIQNQRTKREDIVNKLNSLKIEKAGISQSLEFSDKNVSRTKVDMETLISEKSGLKGRAEDIIKNINEKNLRIEEEQKTVQELSQRIEELKKKEEELTLFKDTKSKTQIKIFENRDTYSDRVSLLDRDLYRLKGQIEKSEERISERTNYMWNEYELTYNSSLELKTDMGMSLNDIRSQIQGLRTKIKALGNVNVNAISDYNEVSGRYELMKRQHSDILEAEGTLIKIIEELDMAMKRQFAEKFDEIANEFNEVFKELFGGGSGKLALEEQGDMLEAGIAIISQPPGKKLQNMMQLSGGEKALTAIALLFAIQNLKPSPFALLDEIEAALDDSNVDRFAKYLHKLTDHTQFIVITHRRGTMVSADRLYGITMQEKGVSTLVSVNLIENELDN; this is encoded by the coding sequence ATGTATTTAAAGCGTATCGAAATTCAAGGATTCAAATCCTTTGCAAATAAAATTGTATTTGATTTTCACAATGGAATAACAGGTATTGTCGGGCCAAATGGCTCAGGAAAAAGTAATGTATCAGATGCAGTAAGATGGGTACTTGGAGAGCAGAGTGCAAAGCAGCTTAGAGGTGGAAATATGCAAGATGTCATATTTGCAGGTACAGAGCTCAGAAAACCTCTAGGCTTTGCATATGTTGCAATAACTATGGACAATTCTGACCATAAGTTGGATATAGACTTTGAAGAGATAACAGTATCAAGGAGACTGTTTCGTTCAGGAGAGAGCGAATATATGATAAATGGATCTGCTTGTAGACTAAAGGATATCAGTGAGCTTTTTTTTGATACCGGTATCGGTAAGGATGGATATTCTATAATAGGTCAGGGACAGGTAGATAAGATATTAAACGGAAAGCCGGAAGAAAGAAGAGAACTTTTTGACGAGGCTGCAGGTATTACCAAGTTTAAAAGAAGAAAAGGATTAGCATTGAAGAAGCTGGAATCTGAGAGAGAAAGCCTCATAAGAGTAAATGATATTATTACAGAGCTGGAAAAGCAGGTAGGTCCTCTTGAAAGGCAGGCAAAGGTTGCAAAAGAGTTTTTAAATCTACGTGAGGAGTTAAAGACTTATGATGTAAACAGCTATATAATGGAGTATGACAGTATATCACAAAATCTTAATGAGTATAAAAAAAGAGAAAAACTGCTTTCAGATGATTTAAATGATGCAAAAGAGGCACTTGAAAAATCAAAAGTGGATTATGAAAATATTACTGTTGATTTGAAGAAGATAGATGAAGAGCTTGATGAAGTTAAGAATATCAGAAGTAGTACAAGCATTAGATTACAGGAGGTTACTTCAAATATTGAGATCTTGAAAGAACAAATAAATTCTGAAAATAGAAATAATGAGGGTCTTTCATTAAGAAATGAGAATATAGATAGTGATATTGAAAAAAAGAAAAGAGAGCTTGAGTCTCTTGAGGAAGAAAAAGCTTTCCTACAAAAAAAGTTAAAAGAAGCTACTGAAACAGAATCTGCAATCCTTGTAGAACTTGAAGATATTGATAAAAATACAAATGAACTTATAGAGAAGTTTGAAAGTTTAAGGCAGACTTCAGAAGAGTTTACTTCTAAAAATGCTGATCTAAGAGCAAAAAAAGAAAGATATAAGGGTATTTTAGAACAGGTAAGGCTTAGAAAATCTCAAATGACTCAAAGACTTTTGGAAAGTAAAACCGGTCAGAATACTCTGGAGATAAAAATAGCTGAAGAAGATAAAAATCTTGTTGCAATAAATGATGCTATAAATAAGGCTAAAGCTGAAAGAGAGGAATTAAAAAATACAAATGAATCTATTCATGCCGAAATAACCAGATTTTCAAAGGTGGCATCAGATCTACAAATCAAATATCAAAGAGAGTCTGCAAGACTTACATCATTAAAAAATATTGCAGAAAGATATGATGGATATGGTAATTCCATAAAAAAAATCATGGAGACCAGAGACAGAATCGGTGGTATACATGGAGTTGTTGCAGATATTATTATAACTTCAAAAGATTATGAACTGGCTATAGAAACCGCGCTAGGTGGTAGAATCCAAAATATAGTTATAGATTCTGAAAATACTGCAAAAATATTGATAGAATATTTGAAGAAGAACAAATATGGTAGAGCTACATTTCTACCATTGACTTCCGTTAGAAACTCAACATTTTCAAACAAGGAATTTCTAAAAGAAAAGGGAGTAATAGGTATAGCTTCTGATCTTGTAGAATACGATAAGGCATATCAAAATCTGGTGGGAAGTTTACTTGGAAGAATTGTAGTAATCGACAATATAGATAATGCTATTGCCTTTGAAAAGAAATTCAGATACGAATACAGAGTGGTTACACTTGATGGTGAGTCCTTAAGTCCGGGAGGTTCTATCAGTGGTGGTGCATTTAAAGGTGCCGGAAATCTACTTGGTAGAAAGAGGGAAATAGATGAAGTAGAAGCCGAGATATCAGAGCTTTTGAAAAACTATACAGATGCAAATGACAAGATGGAAGCTTTTGAGGAAAAGAGAACATTTATAGATAAAAAGCTTGATGAAAACAGACGAAACAATCAGGATCTCATTATTGAAAAAAACAATATAGAACATAGAAAGAGTAGTTTGGTAGAGAAGCTTGAAGAATTTAGGGCTGCATCAATATCAGTGCAGAAGGACTTTGAAAATATAGATAATGAACTCTTGGAAATAGAAAATGAGACAAAGATACTTGACAATACTCTTATCAACGTAGGAGAAGATTTTGGAAAAGTGGGACAGGATATAGAATCTCTTGAAAAAGAGATTCAAAATCAAAGAACCAAAAGAGAGGATATAGTTAATAAGCTTAATTCTCTCAAGATTGAAAAAGCAGGTATATCACAAAGCCTTGAATTCAGTGATAAAAACGTGAGCAGAACTAAGGTTGATATGGAGACTCTCATATCTGAAAAATCCGGTCTAAAGGGTAGGGCTGAGGATATTATAAAAAATATAAATGAGAAGAATTTAAGGATTGAAGAAGAACAAAAAACTGTACAGGAATTGTCACAAAGGATAGAGGAACTGAAGAAAAAAGAAGAAGAGCTTACTTTGTTTAAGGATACAAAGAGTAAAACACAAATTAAGATATTTGAAAATAGAGATACTTACAGTGACAGGGTTTCACTTCTTGACAGAGATCTCTATAGATTGAAAGGGCAGATAGAGAAGTCTGAAGAGAGGATTTCAGAGCGTACCAATTATATGTGGAATGAATATGAGCTTACATATAATTCATCTTTAGAACTAAAAACAGATATGGGTATGAGTCTAAATGATATAAGATCACAGATACAGGGACTTAGAACAAAGATAAAGGCTTTGGGAAATGTAAATGTAAATGCTATTTCAGACTATAATGAAGTTTCAGGAAGATATGAACTTATGAAAAGACAGCATTCAGATATCTTGGAGGCGGAAGGTACTTTGATAAAGATTATTGAAGAACTGGATATGGCTATGAAGAGGCAGTTTGCTGAAAAGTTTGATGAGATAGCAAATGAATTTAATGAAGTATTTAAGGAACTCTTTGGAGGAGGTAGTGGTAAGTTGGCACTTGAAGAGCAGGGAGATATGCTTGAGGCTGGTATTGCCATTATTTCACAGCCGCCAGGAAAGAAACTTCAAAACATGATGCAACTTTCAGGTGGCGAGAAGGCACTTACAGCTATAGCACTTTTATTTGCAATACAAAATTTGAAGCCTTCACCATTTGCACTTTTGGATGAGATTGAGGCTGCCCTGGATGATTCAAATGTAGATAGATTTGCAAAATATTTACATAAACTTACAGACCATACACAGTTCATAGTAATAACACATAGGCGTGGTACAATGGTATCAGCTGACAGGCTTTATGGTATAACAATGCAGGAAAAAGGAGTTTCAACACTTGTTTCTGTAAATCTTATAGAGAATGAATTAGATAATTAG
- the cbiG gene encoding cobalt-precorrin 5A hydrolase has product MNIAIFSFTKNGSCLNVRLMDILKQNNILSYTLPKYMIDDRMTALINLKETVEAHFTDDAIIFIGATGIAIRSISPYVKDKFSDPAVLVIDELGRYVIPLLSGHVGGANELAEYIGGAINATPVITTATDINGVFAVDVFAKKYNLIISSRKLAKDVSAALLDKEPVDIDSDIIEIDVSDIKKKLNPTDVKCELRVRITDKIYESNVLTLIPKSIYIGVGCKKDTDAKEMLDFVNEVFISSGIDIRAIKSIGSIDIKKNEKAINELAKSLSVPFLTFSKEELNAVEGEFNESEFVRNTVGVGNVCERAVLIQCKKLTLGKIARGGMTIAIGRD; this is encoded by the coding sequence ATGAATATAGCAATTTTCTCATTCACAAAAAATGGAAGTTGCTTAAATGTCAGATTGATGGATATATTAAAGCAAAATAATATACTATCGTATACATTGCCCAAGTATATGATAGATGATAGAATGACTGCATTAATTAATTTAAAAGAAACTGTGGAAGCACATTTTACTGATGATGCAATTATATTTATAGGTGCAACAGGTATTGCGATAAGGAGTATTTCACCATATGTGAAAGATAAATTTAGTGATCCTGCGGTTCTGGTAATAGACGAACTTGGTAGATATGTGATACCACTGCTTTCAGGACATGTTGGCGGAGCCAACGAACTGGCAGAATATATCGGAGGGGCAATAAATGCAACTCCTGTTATTACTACAGCCACAGATATTAATGGTGTATTTGCAGTGGATGTATTCGCAAAAAAGTATAATTTAATAATTTCATCAAGAAAACTTGCAAAGGATGTGAGTGCTGCTCTGCTTGATAAGGAGCCGGTGGACATTGACAGTGATATAATAGAAATAGATGTGTCTGATATTAAAAAAAAGCTAAATCCCACAGATGTAAAATGCGAGCTTAGAGTAAGGATAACCGATAAGATATATGAAAGTAATGTACTGACACTTATACCTAAAAGTATTTATATAGGGGTTGGATGTAAAAAAGATACAGATGCGAAGGAAATGTTGGATTTTGTGAATGAAGTTTTTATCAGTTCTGGTATCGATATAAGAGCGATAAAATCTATTGGAAGCATTGATATAAAAAAGAATGAAAAGGCTATAAATGAGCTTGCAAAAAGCCTCTCAGTACCTTTTTTGACATTTAGCAAGGAAGAGTTAAATGCAGTAGAGGGAGAGTTTAATGAGTCTGAATTTGTAAGGAACACTGTTGGAGTTGGAAATGTCTGTGAAAGAGCAGTACTGATACAGTGCAAAAAGCTTACATTAGGAAAGATTGCAAGAGGTGGAATGACTATTGCAATAGGACGAGACTGA
- the plsX gene encoding phosphate acyltransferase PlsX: protein MVTVALDAMGGDYSPEEIIKGAFDALKKDKNIKVILVGKKEVLEGKIIKEFEDRCSVVYSTEVITNEEAPVAAIRAKKDSSIVVGMNLVKEGKADGFVSAGSTGAVLVGGQLIVGRIKGILRPALAPLLPTEKGVSLLIDCGANVDARAEHLVQFARIGSLYMEKVIGIKKPRVGIVNIGAEEEKGNALVKETMPLLKECEDINFIGSVEAREIPKGGADIIVCEAFVGNVILKLYEGVGSTLLGKIKEALTKNIFTKIGAMIIKSSLKETLKSFDASEYGGAPLLGLNGLVVKAHGNSKANEICNSILQCKSFKEEALSDIIREKMIKN from the coding sequence ATGGTTACAGTTGCATTAGATGCAATGGGCGGAGATTATTCGCCTGAGGAGATAATAAAAGGGGCATTTGATGCCTTAAAAAAGGATAAAAACATTAAAGTGATTTTAGTGGGAAAGAAGGAGGTTTTAGAAGGAAAGATAATAAAAGAGTTTGAGGATAGATGCAGTGTAGTCTATTCAACAGAGGTTATAACCAATGAAGAAGCACCTGTAGCAGCAATCAGAGCTAAGAAGGATTCTTCTATAGTAGTAGGTATGAATCTTGTAAAAGAAGGCAAGGCAGACGGCTTTGTTAGTGCAGGAAGTACAGGTGCAGTACTTGTAGGTGGTCAGCTTATAGTAGGTAGAATAAAGGGAATACTTAGACCGGCTTTGGCACCACTTTTGCCAACAGAAAAGGGAGTTTCCTTACTTATTGACTGCGGTGCAAATGTGGATGCAAGAGCGGAACATCTGGTACAGTTTGCAAGAATAGGCTCTTTGTATATGGAAAAAGTCATAGGTATAAAAAAACCTAGAGTTGGTATTGTAAATATAGGGGCAGAAGAAGAAAAGGGAAATGCTCTTGTAAAAGAGACTATGCCGCTTTTGAAAGAATGTGAAGATATCAATTTTATAGGCAGTGTGGAAGCCAGAGAGATACCAAAAGGCGGAGCTGATATTATAGTGTGTGAGGCATTTGTAGGTAATGTAATACTTAAACTATATGAGGGTGTAGGTTCTACATTACTTGGCAAAATAAAAGAAGCACTGACAAAGAATATTTTTACAAAGATTGGTGCAATGATAATAAAGTCATCATTGAAGGAGACTTTAAAGTCATTTGATGCAAGTGAGTACGGCGGAGCACCACTACTTGGACTTAATGGCTTGGTTGTTAAAGCGCATGGGAATTCAAAAGCAAATGAAATTTGTAATTCAATTTTGCAATGCAAGAGCTTTAAAGAAGAAGCTTTGAGTGATATTATAAGAGAGAAAATGATAAAAAATTAG
- the rpsA gene encoding 30S ribosomal protein S1 translates to MSDLSFEQMLDESFKTLRTGEIVNGKVIDVKEDQIILNVDFKSDGIITRSEYSNDNSLDLRTVVNVGDHMEAKVLKINDGEGQVLLSYKRLAQDRGNKKLEDAFNNHEVLTGKVVQVVDGGLSVVVEDARVFIPASLVSDTFEKDLSKYKDVDIEFVITEFNPRRRRIIGDRKQLLLAKKEEQKKALFEKITPGDVIEGTVKNVTDFGAFVDLGGADGLLHISEMSWGRVENPKKVFKSGETVTAFIKDISGEKIALSMKFPDQNPWLDAEEKFARGNVVKGRVARMTDFGAFVEISNGVDALLHVSQISHDHVEKPSDVLKVGDEVEAVIVEFNEADKKISLSIKALTQANEELEKENVRNSETESSEE, encoded by the coding sequence TTGTCAGATCTAAGTTTTGAACAAATGTTAGATGAGTCATTCAAGACTCTACGCACAGGAGAAATTGTCAACGGTAAGGTAATTGATGTTAAGGAAGATCAAATCATTCTTAATGTGGATTTTAAGTCAGACGGTATCATCACAAGAAGTGAATATAGTAATGATAACAGTTTAGATTTAAGAACAGTTGTAAACGTGGGTGACCACATGGAAGCAAAAGTCTTAAAGATAAATGACGGAGAAGGTCAAGTTCTTCTTTCATACAAGAGATTGGCTCAGGATAGAGGAAACAAGAAGCTTGAGGATGCTTTCAACAATCATGAAGTTCTTACAGGAAAAGTAGTACAGGTAGTTGATGGTGGTCTTAGTGTGGTTGTAGAGGATGCCAGAGTGTTTATACCGGCATCACTTGTATCAGATACATTTGAAAAGGATTTATCAAAGTATAAGGACGTAGATATTGAATTCGTTATTACAGAATTTAATCCAAGAAGAAGAAGAATCATCGGTGACAGAAAGCAACTCCTTTTAGCTAAGAAGGAAGAGCAAAAGAAAGCTTTATTTGAGAAGATAACACCTGGTGATGTAATTGAGGGTACAGTAAAGAATGTTACTGATTTTGGTGCATTTGTAGACCTTGGTGGTGCAGATGGACTTTTGCATATCTCAGAGATGAGTTGGGGAAGAGTGGAGAATCCAAAGAAAGTGTTTAAGTCAGGTGAGACTGTTACAGCTTTCATTAAGGATATCTCAGGTGAGAAAATTGCACTTTCAATGAAGTTCCCTGATCAGAATCCATGGCTTGATGCTGAAGAGAAGTTTGCACGTGGAAATGTAGTAAAGGGAAGAGTTGCAAGAATGACTGACTTTGGTGCATTTGTTGAGATTTCAAATGGTGTTGATGCATTGTTGCATGTATCACAGATTTCACATGACCATGTTGAAAAGCCTTCAGATGTGCTTAAGGTAGGAGATGAGGTTGAGGCTGTTATTGTTGAGTTTAATGAGGCAGATAAGAAGATCTCACTTAGTATCAAAGCATTGACACAGGCAAATGAAGAGCTTGAGAAAGAGAATGTAAGAAATTCCGAGACTGAGTCAAGTGAAGAATAA
- the ftsY gene encoding signal recognition particle-docking protein FtsY, which produces MEEKKKGFFSRLVEGLTKTRNAVVSGIENVFLGYEVIDEDFYEELEETLIMGDIGIRASTDIIEELRKRVKEEHINLPAQCKDVLIDTIKQRMDLGENAYEFENRKSVVFVIGVNGVGKTTSVGKLASQLKKDGKKVLVVAADTFRAAAIEQLEEWTKRAGVDIIAQNEGSDPGAVVFDACKAAMARNTDVMIVDTAGRLHNKKNLMEELKKINKIIEREYPDAYRETLVVLDGTTGQNALEQARVFNEAANITGIILTKLDGSAKGGIAVAIQAELSIPVKYIGVGEKIDDLQKFNSKEFVDALFSNE; this is translated from the coding sequence ATGGAAGAGAAGAAAAAAGGCTTTTTTTCAAGGCTTGTTGAAGGCCTTACAAAGACAAGAAATGCCGTTGTAAGCGGTATAGAAAATGTTTTTTTAGGATATGAAGTAATTGACGAAGACTTTTATGAGGAACTTGAAGAAACTCTTATAATGGGAGATATCGGAATAAGAGCTTCTACAGATATCATAGAAGAGCTTAGAAAAAGAGTTAAGGAAGAGCATATAAATTTACCTGCACAGTGTAAGGATGTACTTATTGATACAATAAAGCAGAGAATGGATTTGGGTGAAAATGCCTATGAGTTTGAAAACAGAAAATCTGTGGTATTTGTTATTGGTGTAAATGGTGTAGGAAAGACTACTTCTGTAGGTAAACTTGCAAGTCAGTTAAAAAAAGATGGTAAGAAGGTGTTGGTTGTGGCGGCAGATACCTTTAGAGCGGCAGCTATAGAGCAGCTTGAGGAATGGACAAAGAGAGCGGGAGTGGATATAATTGCACAAAATGAAGGTTCAGATCCCGGAGCTGTAGTATTTGATGCATGCAAGGCTGCAATGGCAAGAAATACAGATGTAATGATAGTGGACACTGCCGGAAGACTACATAATAAGAAAAATCTTATGGAAGAGCTGAAAAAGATAAATAAAATAATTGAAAGAGAATATCCGGATGCCTATAGGGAGACTTTGGTGGTACTTGACGGTACTACAGGTCAAAATGCTCTGGAGCAAGCAAGAGTATTTAATGAAGCTGCAAATATAACAGGTATTATACTGACAAAGTTGGATGGAAGTGCCAAGGGCGGTATAGCTGTAGCAATACAGGCTGAACTTTCAATTCCGGTAAAGTATATAGGTGTGGGGGAGAAGATAGATGATCTACAAAAATTCAATTCAAAAGAATTTGTAGATGCACTATTTAGTAATGAGTAA
- the rnc gene encoding ribonuclease III — translation MNNNLNELQKLLGYEYKNNELLKQALTHSSYANEHQLGKNGSNERLEFLGDAVLELVSSEFFYGVYPEKPEGELTKIRASFVCEPALVDCAKNIRLSEFLKLGKGEEHTGGRMRPSIISDTFEAVIGSIYLDGGFANAKEVILKFILNEYENKVFFYDSKTILQEVIQSQDSKSVEYVLLSEEGPDHLKKFVVAVKIDGETIGVGEGVSKKSAEQAAAYEALKKLGKIEGCI, via the coding sequence ATGAATAATAATTTAAATGAATTACAGAAATTATTAGGATATGAGTATAAGAATAATGAACTTTTGAAGCAGGCACTTACACATAGCTCTTATGCAAATGAGCATCAGCTTGGAAAGAACGGTTCCAATGAAAGATTAGAGTTTTTGGGAGATGCGGTATTAGAGCTTGTCAGCAGTGAATTTTTCTATGGAGTTTATCCGGAAAAGCCTGAGGGAGAACTTACAAAAATAAGAGCCAGCTTTGTATGTGAACCGGCTTTGGTGGACTGTGCAAAAAATATAAGACTTAGTGAGTTTTTAAAGCTTGGAAAAGGTGAGGAACATACTGGTGGAAGAATGAGGCCAAGTATTATAAGTGATACATTTGAGGCAGTCATAGGGAGTATCTATTTGGATGGTGGTTTTGCTAATGCAAAAGAGGTGATTTTAAAGTTCATTTTAAATGAATACGAAAATAAAGTCTTCTTTTATGATAGCAAGACTATCTTGCAGGAAGTGATTCAGTCGCAGGATTCTAAATCTGTAGAATATGTCCTATTATCAGAAGAGGGACCTGATCATTTGAAAAAATTCGTAGTGGCAGTAAAAATTGACGGTGAAACAATAGGTGTTGGAGAAGGTGTAAGTAAAAAGTCGGCAGAACAGGCAGCAGCCTATGAAGCATTGAAAAAATTAGGGAAAATTGAAGGATGTATTTAA
- a CDS encoding CPBP family intramembrane glutamic endopeptidase, translating into MRRNYKKIIIWCIIIALLYFSYEWLSDIIFRGINYLDAKYWIIPDFLLPSINAFVDTFISLVLIVIYLIVSIFIVKRNDNKVKLGFGKGIVFCIVMGFAFYGIAGLWFELVDRFLIAIPYVAENVNYFSGVYDDLESGAYIWSLLSISIVGPIVEEILFRFLIFNSLEKISKSPWFAIIVSGVLFGIWHMIFVQSVYTAIMGCIMGLIYYKTRNIFITIFIHMFNNTIGNLPPVLDTDLVNSAITAVSYIMVIPAIILLVVLWNMKSENRGYSANYYKL; encoded by the coding sequence ATGAGGAGAAATTATAAAAAAATAATAATATGGTGTATTATCATTGCCCTTTTGTATTTTAGCTACGAGTGGCTTAGCGATATAATATTTAGGGGGATAAATTATCTGGATGCAAAATATTGGATAATACCTGATTTTCTGCTCCCAAGTATAAATGCATTTGTAGATACATTCATATCTTTAGTGCTTATTGTCATCTATCTTATAGTATCTATATTTATAGTGAAAAGAAATGATAATAAGGTCAAGCTGGGATTTGGGAAGGGAATTGTGTTTTGTATTGTAATGGGTTTTGCATTCTATGGAATAGCAGGACTTTGGTTTGAATTAGTGGACAGATTTTTGATAGCTATTCCATATGTGGCAGAAAATGTAAACTATTTTTCAGGAGTATATGATGATTTGGAGTCAGGTGCATATATTTGGTCATTACTTTCAATATCCATAGTAGGTCCTATAGTAGAAGAAATTTTGTTCAGATTTTTAATATTTAATTCACTGGAGAAAATAAGCAAAAGTCCTTGGTTTGCCATTATTGTGTCAGGAGTTTTATTTGGTATCTGGCATATGATATTTGTACAGAGTGTTTACACTGCAATAATGGGTTGTATAATGGGGCTTATCTATTATAAAACAAGAAATATTTTTATCACGATATTTATTCATATGTTCAATAATACTATTGGGAATTTGCCGCCTGTATTGGATACAGATTTAGTGAATAGTGCTATAACGGCTGTTTCATACATAATGGTAATACCGGCTATAATACTCCTGGTTGTTTTGTGGAATATGAAATCTGAAAACAGAGGATATAGTGCAAACTATTATAAGCTATGA